The following coding sequences lie in one Spirosoma sp. KUDC1026 genomic window:
- a CDS encoding FAD binding domain-containing protein, with amino-acid sequence MNPFQFTRVTTPKAAISAVTKESGTYFLAGGTNLIDLMKREVIIPERLVDINKLPLATIEKTATGLRIGAMAKNSTVAEHELVKKNFPLLSQALNAGASAQLRNMATVGGNMMQRTRCSYFYDNTMPCNKRSPVQAGPDKGEPNGPTGCGAIGGYNRMHAIFGTSEKCIAVHPSDMCIALVALDATVNVSGPKGDRKIPFVDFHRLPGDAPQKDNTLQPGELIMSVDLPMNEFAKNSHYLKVRDRASYAFALISVGVGVDMKGKTIQDVRLAMGGVAHKPWRLTEAEQFLKGKPATEANFKQAAALAMKGAKSFGENDFKLTMAPNSIVEALKTATKTA; translated from the coding sequence ATGAATCCGTTTCAATTTACGCGGGTCACGACCCCCAAAGCCGCAATTTCGGCAGTTACAAAGGAGAGCGGCACGTACTTCCTGGCGGGTGGCACCAACCTCATCGACCTGATGAAGCGGGAAGTCATCATCCCCGAACGGCTGGTCGACATCAACAAGCTGCCACTGGCGACGATTGAGAAAACGGCGACCGGTCTGCGGATCGGTGCGATGGCCAAAAACTCGACCGTAGCCGAGCACGAGCTGGTCAAGAAGAATTTTCCGTTGCTGTCGCAGGCCCTGAACGCAGGGGCGTCGGCCCAGTTGCGGAACATGGCGACGGTGGGCGGCAACATGATGCAGCGCACCCGTTGTTCGTATTTCTACGATAACACCATGCCCTGCAACAAACGCAGTCCTGTGCAGGCCGGTCCCGACAAGGGCGAACCCAACGGCCCAACGGGCTGCGGAGCCATCGGTGGTTACAACCGGATGCACGCCATTTTCGGTACGTCGGAGAAATGTATTGCCGTTCACCCCAGTGATATGTGCATTGCGCTGGTGGCACTCGACGCGACGGTGAACGTATCGGGACCGAAAGGCGACCGCAAAATCCCGTTCGTCGACTTTCACCGTCTGCCGGGCGATGCGCCACAGAAAGACAACACGCTGCAACCGGGCGAACTGATTATGTCGGTCGATTTGCCGATGAACGAGTTTGCCAAAAATTCGCATTATCTCAAAGTGCGTGATCGGGCATCGTACGCCTTCGCCTTGATTTCAGTCGGTGTGGGCGTCGATATGAAAGGTAAGACAATCCAGGATGTCCGGCTGGCGATGGGTGGCGTAGCGCATAAACCCTGGCGGCTGACCGAAGCCGAACAGTTTCTCAAAGGTAAACCTGCTACGGAAGCTAACTTCAAACAGGCGGCTGCGCTGGCGATGAAGGGAGCCAAAAGCTTCGGCGAAAACGATTTTAAACTAACGATGGCACCCAACTCCATCGTAGAGGCCCTGAAAACCGCCACTAAAACCGCCTGA
- a CDS encoding (2Fe-2S)-binding protein encodes MTDQQHPDESAENSGASRRDFLKQSSIMAAFAMTPPAAVTAVEKGLHEKVATRFEQMPLRVTINGTAQQLNIEPRVTLLDLLREQLNLTGTKKGCDHGQCGACTVHVDGTRVNACLTLAMTTEGCKVTTIEGLANGDQLHPMQEAFIKHDGFQCGYCTPGQIMSAVACIREGHADNPDEIREYMSGNICRCGAYSNIVDAIMDVKQGGQKV; translated from the coding sequence ATGACTGATCAGCAACACCCTGACGAATCAGCGGAAAATTCAGGCGCATCGCGCCGGGATTTTCTGAAGCAATCGTCGATAATGGCGGCTTTCGCCATGACGCCCCCGGCCGCCGTGACGGCCGTCGAGAAGGGGCTGCACGAAAAAGTAGCGACCCGCTTTGAGCAGATGCCGCTCCGGGTTACAATCAACGGTACGGCGCAGCAACTGAACATCGAACCCCGCGTTACGCTACTCGATTTGCTCCGCGAACAGCTCAACCTGACCGGCACCAAAAAAGGCTGCGACCACGGCCAATGTGGGGCCTGCACAGTCCACGTCGACGGTACGCGGGTGAACGCCTGCCTGACGCTGGCGATGACCACCGAAGGCTGCAAAGTCACGACCATTGAAGGACTGGCCAACGGCGATCAGCTGCACCCGATGCAGGAAGCGTTCATCAAACACGATGGCTTCCAGTGCGGCTATTGCACCCCCGGACAGATCATGTCGGCGGTGGCCTGCATCCGCGAAGGGCATGCCGACAACCCCGACGAAATTCGGGAGTACATGAGCGGCAACATCTGCCGGTGTGGCGCGTATTCCAACATTGTCGACGCGATTATGGACGTAAAACAGGGAGGGCAAAAGGTATGA
- a CDS encoding sugar O-acetyltransferase, with protein sequence MSDQSNESAVLQRLRTGKPFRKDDPLYAQFGAIVARSIRRCVEMNAQATELDQVRSKLSEIIGSEIDASTTIFPPFHTNFGRFIRLGKNIFINHACSFLDIGGITIEDDVQIGPRVNLTSENHPLAPADRKTLLLQPIVIKRNAWIGAGATILPGVTVGENAIVAAGAVVSRDVPDNTVVAGVPAKIVKTL encoded by the coding sequence ATGAGCGATCAGAGCAATGAATCCGCTGTTCTTCAGCGATTACGGACCGGTAAGCCATTCCGAAAGGATGACCCGCTGTACGCTCAGTTTGGTGCCATAGTAGCGCGCAGCATCCGGCGCTGTGTCGAGATGAACGCGCAGGCCACCGAACTCGATCAGGTACGTAGCAAACTAAGCGAGATCATCGGCAGCGAGATCGACGCATCGACGACGATCTTCCCGCCCTTCCATACCAATTTTGGCCGCTTTATCCGGCTGGGTAAAAATATCTTCATCAACCACGCCTGCTCGTTCCTCGACATTGGTGGTATCACGATTGAAGACGATGTGCAGATTGGGCCACGCGTTAACCTGACGTCGGAAAACCACCCGCTGGCCCCCGCCGACCGTAAGACGTTGCTCCTTCAGCCTATTGTGATCAAGCGGAACGCCTGGATTGGTGCCGGGGCCACGATTCTACCGGGCGTTACTGTCGGCGAAAACGCCATCGTTGCTGCCGGAGCCGTTGTTAGTCGGGATGTCCCCGATAACACAGTCGTGGCGGGGGTACCGGCGAAGATTGTCAAGACATTGTAG
- a CDS encoding putative quinol monooxygenase, translated as MNRRCSGISAFKPLFPLLTLLLLMIGQSKASAQQTDRMVRIAEIEINPADLETYKAILTKEAAASVQLEPGVICIFPMYLKDSPTTLRLLEIYASRAAYEAHIKSPHFQHYKTATLSMVKSLKLVEMTPLDPATMPLLFKKLRDEK; from the coding sequence ATGAACCGTCGCTGTAGTGGTATCTCCGCATTTAAACCGCTTTTTCCCTTACTAACCCTACTGCTGTTAATGATCGGTCAAAGCAAAGCTTCGGCGCAGCAGACGGACAGGATGGTACGCATCGCTGAAATCGAGATCAATCCCGCTGATCTGGAAACGTACAAAGCCATTCTGACGAAGGAAGCGGCAGCATCGGTACAGCTGGAGCCGGGCGTCATTTGTATCTTCCCGATGTATCTGAAAGACAGCCCGACCACTCTACGGCTACTGGAAATCTACGCCAGCCGGGCCGCCTACGAAGCGCACATCAAATCGCCCCACTTCCAGCACTACAAAACCGCAACGCTGTCTATGGTCAAGTCGCTGAAACTGGTGGAGATGACCCCGCTTGACCCAGCCACGATGCCGCTACTCTTCAAAAAGCTAAGAGACGAAAAATGA
- a CDS encoding cupin domain-containing protein has product MKHLFFSTLLAIVLSIPSFAQTGVLFPRGEEAKTAHQVGQIWLNELSPADSTFSYSTTMATFAPDARLHWHSHPGGQILLYTEGEGYYQERGKPRQTVRKGDVIRCQPGIEHWHGATPTSGVTYIATTPTQKGKTIWFGRVADADYSGNK; this is encoded by the coding sequence ATGAAACACTTGTTTTTCAGTACGTTGTTGGCCATCGTCCTGTCGATTCCTTCATTTGCCCAAACCGGGGTCCTCTTTCCCAGAGGTGAAGAGGCAAAGACCGCCCATCAAGTCGGCCAAATCTGGCTTAACGAGTTAAGCCCGGCCGACAGTACGTTCAGCTACAGCACGACAATGGCCACGTTTGCGCCCGACGCCCGGTTGCACTGGCACTCACATCCGGGTGGTCAGATTCTGCTTTATACCGAGGGCGAGGGCTACTACCAGGAGCGGGGCAAGCCCCGGCAGACCGTCCGTAAAGGGGATGTCATCAGATGCCAGCCGGGTATCGAGCACTGGCACGGCGCTACACCCACGAGTGGCGTTACGTACATCGCAACTACACCTACGCAGAAAGGCAAAACCATCTGGTTCGGGCGGGTAGCGGATGCCGACTATTCGGGCAATAAGTAA
- a CDS encoding aldo/keto reductase, producing METRALGKSGLEVSALGLGCMGLSFGYGPATDKASAIDLIRSAVEQGVTFFDTAEAYGPYANEELLGEALSPLRNEVVIATKFGFREGKAALGLDSRPSTIRAVAEASLKRLRTDVIDLFYQHRVDPNVPIDEVAGTVQQLISEGKVRHFGMSEAGADSIRRAHAVQPVAALQSEYSLWWREPEQTVLPTLEELGIGFVPFSPLGRGFLTGKIDENTTFDQADFRNVVPRFSAENRKANSSLVDLLSRMAHERNATPAQIALAWLLAQKPWVVPIPGTTKLSRLEENVGAAAIALGADDLATINEALSAVDVQGDRYPQQMQTMVNR from the coding sequence ATGGAAACACGCGCATTGGGAAAAAGTGGCCTGGAGGTATCTGCCCTCGGCCTGGGCTGTATGGGGCTGAGCTTCGGCTATGGTCCTGCAACTGATAAAGCATCGGCCATCGACCTCATCCGGTCGGCAGTGGAGCAGGGCGTAACCTTTTTTGATACCGCCGAAGCCTACGGGCCGTATGCCAACGAAGAATTGCTCGGCGAAGCCCTGTCCCCGCTTCGGAACGAGGTAGTAATTGCCACTAAATTTGGGTTCAGAGAAGGGAAAGCCGCCCTGGGACTCGACAGTCGACCTTCAACCATCCGGGCGGTTGCCGAAGCATCGCTGAAACGGCTGCGCACCGACGTCATCGACCTGTTTTATCAACACCGCGTCGACCCGAACGTGCCCATTGACGAGGTGGCCGGAACGGTGCAGCAACTCATCAGCGAGGGGAAAGTCCGGCATTTTGGTATGTCGGAAGCCGGGGCGGATTCCATTCGGCGGGCCCACGCGGTGCAGCCCGTAGCTGCCCTGCAAAGCGAATACTCGCTGTGGTGGCGCGAACCGGAGCAGACCGTCCTGCCAACACTGGAAGAACTGGGTATTGGTTTTGTGCCGTTCAGCCCGCTTGGTCGGGGGTTTCTGACCGGTAAAATCGACGAAAATACAACGTTCGACCAAGCTGATTTTCGCAATGTTGTACCCCGTTTTTCGGCAGAAAACCGTAAAGCCAATAGTTCACTGGTCGACTTGCTGAGCCGGATGGCGCACGAACGGAATGCCACCCCAGCGCAGATTGCCCTCGCCTGGCTGCTGGCCCAGAAGCCGTGGGTTGTACCGATTCCGGGAACGACCAAGTTAAGCCGGCTGGAAGAAAACGTTGGGGCAGCCGCCATTGCGCTTGGTGCCGACGACCTGGCAACCATAAATGAGGCCCTATCGGCGGTCGACGTGCAGGGCGACCGTTACCCCCAGCAAATGCAAACCATGGTAAATCGATAA
- a CDS encoding helix-turn-helix domain-containing protein: METMVRFESVGQYNAFNNNETRHPLVSVVDLSKANPRQGSRMYFGLYTVFLKDVNCGDLVYGRHTYDYQEGTLVFLAPGQVAGINSNTYQPKGYALVFHPDLLLGTSLKSTIHDYSFFGYQSNEALHLSERERQIVLDCFAKIDYELQQNIDKHSKKLIVANIELFLDYCMRFYDRQFITRDHVHQGVLERLETLLTRYFGSDAPQTVGLPSVAYCADQLNLSANYLGDLVKKETGRSAHEYIQSKLIDVAKEKIFDRSKTVNEIAYELGFKYPQHFSRVFKQRVGHSPNEYRMLN, translated from the coding sequence ATGGAAACGATGGTTCGGTTTGAGTCGGTGGGGCAGTATAATGCGTTCAATAACAACGAAACGCGCCACCCGCTGGTAAGCGTCGTCGACTTGTCGAAGGCGAATCCGCGACAAGGTAGCCGCATGTATTTCGGCCTGTATACCGTTTTTCTGAAAGACGTCAACTGCGGGGATCTGGTGTACGGGCGGCACACCTACGACTACCAGGAAGGCACGCTGGTCTTTCTGGCACCGGGGCAGGTAGCGGGGATCAACAGCAACACGTATCAGCCCAAAGGGTACGCCTTGGTGTTTCACCCGGATCTGTTGCTGGGCACGTCGCTCAAGTCAACGATTCACGACTACTCGTTTTTCGGTTACCAGTCGAACGAAGCGCTTCATTTGTCGGAACGCGAGCGGCAGATTGTACTGGATTGCTTCGCCAAAATCGACTACGAGCTACAGCAGAACATCGACAAGCACAGCAAGAAACTGATCGTTGCCAACATCGAACTGTTTCTGGATTACTGCATGCGTTTCTACGACCGGCAGTTCATCACCCGCGATCACGTACATCAAGGCGTACTGGAACGGCTGGAAACGCTGCTTACTCGCTATTTCGGGTCGGATGCGCCCCAAACCGTTGGCTTACCGTCGGTGGCCTACTGCGCCGATCAGTTGAATCTGTCGGCTAACTACTTAGGAGATCTGGTCAAGAAAGAGACGGGACGATCGGCGCATGAGTACATTCAATCGAAGCTAATCGACGTGGCCAAGGAGAAGATTTTCGACCGCAGCAAAACGGTCAACGAGATCGCCTACGAACTAGGCTTCAAATACCCGCAGCATTTCAGCCGGGTGTTCAAACAACGGGTAGGCCACTCGCCAAACGAATACCGGATGCTAAATTGA
- a CDS encoding aldo/keto reductase has protein sequence MEYVRFGNTGMTVSKLCLGCMTYGTPTDRWPWALDEDASRPFFKKALDLGFNFFDTADIYANGASEEVTGRALRDFASRDEIVLATKVFNPMGPGPNDKGLSRKHIMSAIDASLKRLGTDYVDLYQIHRWDANTPIEETMEALHDVVKAGKARYIGASSMAAWQFAKAQYTADLHGWTRFVSMQPQYNLVYREEEREMLPFCEDQKIAVIPWSPLARGLLTGKRTKERTETERAKTDAFGKSLYGDDDFAIADRVTKLAEERGVPAAQIALAWMLTKPVITAPIVGASKPGHLEDAVGALSVKLSDDEVKQLEELYKPRAVAGI, from the coding sequence ATGGAATACGTACGATTTGGGAATACGGGTATGACCGTATCGAAACTGTGCCTGGGTTGTATGACCTACGGTACGCCCACCGACCGCTGGCCGTGGGCGCTGGACGAAGACGCCAGCCGACCTTTTTTCAAGAAAGCGCTTGACTTAGGCTTCAATTTCTTCGATACGGCCGACATCTACGCCAACGGGGCTAGTGAAGAAGTGACCGGGCGGGCACTGCGCGACTTTGCGAGCCGTGACGAGATCGTGCTGGCCACCAAAGTCTTTAACCCGATGGGCCCCGGCCCCAACGATAAAGGGCTGTCGCGGAAGCACATTATGAGTGCTATCGACGCCAGCCTGAAACGACTCGGTACGGATTACGTCGACCTCTACCAGATTCACCGCTGGGATGCTAACACGCCCATCGAGGAAACGATGGAAGCCCTGCACGACGTGGTGAAAGCCGGAAAGGCGCGGTACATCGGTGCGTCGTCAATGGCGGCCTGGCAGTTCGCGAAAGCGCAGTACACCGCCGACCTGCACGGCTGGACGCGCTTCGTGTCGATGCAGCCGCAGTACAACCTGGTGTATCGGGAGGAGGAACGCGAGATGTTGCCATTCTGCGAAGACCAGAAAATTGCCGTTATTCCATGGTCGCCACTGGCGCGGGGGTTACTGACGGGGAAGCGGACGAAAGAGCGCACCGAAACCGAACGGGCTAAAACCGATGCCTTCGGTAAGTCGCTCTACGGCGACGATGATTTTGCCATTGCCGACCGCGTTACGAAACTGGCGGAAGAGCGGGGTGTTCCGGCCGCGCAGATCGCGCTGGCGTGGATGCTGACGAAACCCGTCATCACGGCCCCCATCGTCGGAGCCAGCAAACCCGGCCACCTCGAAGATGCCGTCGGTGCCCTGTCGGTAAAGCTATCCGACGATGAGGTTAAGCAACTGGAAGAGTTGTACAAGCCGCGCGCGGTAGCGGGAATTTGA
- a CDS encoding FAD-dependent oxidoreductase: protein MLLTDKEVAILGAGPVGLTLAKLLQQAGVTVTVYERDEDAQARIWGGTLDLHETTGQEALARAGLLEQYFARALPMGRIVADEQGNVLFSRGPATDSPEINRNELRTLLLHSLADGTVVWDRKFTGLNVHDGKWQLQFENSQRATADLVIGANGGMSAVRTYITDATVEYTGTVFIQGEVADPQRACPAFYELCQGNILMASHKGNLFGANPKNNGTLTYNVILSESDEWLNEHLNFQDTAGIVQFLSDRFSDWHAVYKQLFQATNLFRALPIRKLPLTKPWKQDRPLPITVVGDAAHLMQPFAGQGVNTGLVDALTLSDNLTNGKFTTLQAAISDYEQKMLVYATAAQRASNQNELALRHPDFSFQNLFHGAVEKTGSDH from the coding sequence ATGCTGTTAACCGATAAAGAAGTCGCTATTCTTGGGGCTGGCCCCGTTGGGCTGACACTGGCAAAACTACTGCAGCAGGCAGGCGTAACCGTAACGGTGTACGAACGCGACGAAGACGCACAAGCCCGCATTTGGGGCGGCACCCTCGACCTGCACGAAACGACCGGGCAGGAAGCACTGGCCAGGGCCGGACTGCTTGAGCAATACTTCGCCAGGGCGCTACCGATGGGCCGGATCGTTGCCGATGAGCAGGGGAACGTACTATTCTCCAGAGGCCCGGCTACCGATAGCCCCGAGATCAACCGGAACGAGCTAAGAACATTACTGCTGCATAGTCTGGCAGACGGTACGGTGGTATGGGACCGAAAATTCACCGGACTCAATGTCCACGACGGAAAATGGCAACTACAGTTCGAGAATAGCCAACGCGCCACCGCTGATCTTGTTATCGGCGCAAACGGAGGCATGTCAGCAGTGCGAACGTACATCACCGATGCAACTGTCGAATACACCGGCACGGTGTTTATACAGGGCGAAGTCGCCGATCCGCAACGAGCCTGCCCGGCGTTTTATGAGCTGTGTCAGGGAAACATTCTGATGGCGTCGCATAAGGGAAATCTGTTTGGTGCGAATCCAAAAAATAACGGAACTCTGACCTACAATGTTATTCTGAGCGAATCGGACGAATGGCTAAATGAACACCTCAATTTCCAGGATACTGCCGGTATAGTCCAGTTTCTTTCCGACCGATTTTCCGACTGGCATGCGGTATACAAGCAGTTGTTTCAGGCTACCAATCTGTTCCGGGCGTTGCCGATCAGAAAACTGCCGCTGACAAAACCCTGGAAGCAGGACCGCCCGCTGCCAATAACCGTTGTCGGCGACGCGGCTCATCTGATGCAGCCCTTCGCCGGGCAGGGCGTCAACACCGGCCTGGTCGATGCGCTGACGTTGTCCGATAATCTCACGAACGGAAAATTCACCACCCTACAGGCTGCTATCAGCGATTACGAACAGAAAATGCTGGTTTATGCGACTGCCGCCCAGCGTGCATCAAATCAGAACGAGCTGGCCCTGCGCCATCCCGATTTCTCGTTCCAAAACCTGTTTCATGGCGCGGTTGAAAAGACCGGGTCTGACCACTGA
- a CDS encoding FAD-dependent monooxygenase, which produces MESANGKKVLISGASIAGLSTACLLNKVGYAVTVVEQASEPRTAGAAVDIRGTAVDVSKRMGIFDQLDANRLRVERIEFKEADGSTAGSIVLGNDDAANQDDDIEIERDIFINSLFDRLVNTVTFMFTNSITALAETNDGVGVTFRDGTRQTFDLVIGCDGLHSIVRNRWFGHEAEYAYFMEAYFSITTVDKLLIDEKTMQLFNVPNKAITLNAYNGKTDIIFSFFSENEISYDYRDINQQRAIILNQFAGQGWRTNELLAEVQQSGKFYFDKFCQLKMPSWTKGRVALVGDAGYCASPAAGMGASLSVIGAAALADALEKHNGNPALAFQEYNQTLRPFIEEVQATAELNVRDNFIPRTEEAIRQRNTQLTAF; this is translated from the coding sequence ATGGAATCCGCAAACGGAAAAAAAGTACTCATTTCAGGGGCCAGTATAGCCGGACTGTCGACCGCCTGTCTGTTGAACAAAGTAGGATATGCCGTCACGGTTGTCGAACAGGCCAGTGAACCCCGAACGGCCGGGGCTGCGGTCGACATACGCGGGACGGCTGTCGATGTTTCGAAGCGCATGGGCATTTTCGATCAGCTAGACGCCAACCGTCTGCGCGTCGAACGAATCGAATTCAAAGAAGCCGACGGTAGTACGGCCGGGTCGATCGTGTTGGGAAACGATGACGCAGCTAATCAGGACGATGACATCGAAATCGAACGGGATATTTTCATCAATAGCCTGTTCGATCGACTGGTCAATACGGTCACGTTTATGTTCACCAACAGCATCACCGCGTTAGCAGAAACGAACGACGGTGTCGGTGTTACGTTCAGGGACGGCACGCGGCAGACCTTCGATCTGGTGATTGGCTGCGACGGGTTACACTCGATCGTACGCAACAGGTGGTTTGGTCACGAAGCGGAGTACGCTTATTTCATGGAAGCGTATTTTTCGATCACGACCGTCGACAAGTTGCTCATTGATGAGAAAACAATGCAGCTGTTTAACGTGCCTAACAAGGCCATTACGCTCAATGCATACAACGGGAAAACGGATATAATTTTCAGTTTCTTCTCCGAAAACGAAATCTCGTACGACTACCGCGATATCAATCAGCAGCGGGCCATCATCCTGAACCAGTTTGCGGGACAAGGCTGGCGCACCAATGAGTTATTGGCCGAAGTACAACAGTCGGGTAAGTTTTACTTCGATAAGTTCTGTCAGCTAAAAATGCCCTCGTGGACCAAAGGCCGGGTAGCACTGGTCGGCGATGCTGGCTACTGTGCTTCGCCCGCTGCCGGAATGGGGGCGTCGTTGTCGGTAATCGGTGCGGCTGCTCTGGCCGACGCGCTGGAAAAACACAACGGCAATCCTGCGTTAGCCTTCCAGGAATACAACCAAACGTTACGGCCGTTTATCGAGGAAGTGCAGGCAACGGCGGAGTTGAACGTCAGGGACAATTTCATCCCCCGAACCGAAGAAGCCATTCGCCAGCGCAATACGCAGCTAACCGCCTTCTAG
- a CDS encoding helix-turn-helix domain-containing protein → MQHLEIEPPEALRSVIKCFWYTSIDFAENQSNFEVVPDGYAELIFHFGHHCSIAIGDGIQPLPSPFLVGLLNQPVYFHSKDRLEIIGVRCFPWTVFELLGLPSGKDGVRTIEHPVAQLQARLAGLIQAGQINEALTEVAAYFLAAQAPVAPNAVLQKAGSAMRNANGTLPVSQVAAAAHATVRTLERKFKQSAGYTVKDVSALMRFEQVRDQLWLNPDVSLAGLAYELGYTDQAHLSREFKRYSGTTPAAFARRTKKARQTIGDDFVVFIQA, encoded by the coding sequence ATGCAGCATCTGGAAATTGAACCGCCTGAAGCGTTACGAAGCGTCATTAAGTGCTTCTGGTACACCAGCATCGACTTTGCCGAAAACCAGTCGAACTTCGAGGTCGTACCGGATGGCTACGCCGAACTGATTTTTCATTTCGGCCATCATTGTAGTATCGCTATCGGCGATGGCATCCAACCTTTGCCGTCCCCGTTTCTGGTGGGGCTGCTCAACCAGCCGGTTTACTTTCATTCGAAAGACCGGCTGGAAATCATCGGTGTTCGCTGCTTCCCGTGGACCGTATTTGAGTTGCTGGGCCTGCCCTCCGGTAAGGACGGCGTCCGCACGATCGAGCATCCCGTGGCCCAGTTACAGGCTAGGCTGGCCGGGCTGATTCAGGCTGGTCAGATCAACGAAGCGTTGACTGAGGTAGCAGCGTATTTCCTGGCTGCACAAGCGCCGGTTGCACCGAATGCGGTATTGCAAAAAGCGGGTAGTGCGATGCGGAATGCCAACGGAACCCTGCCGGTCAGTCAGGTTGCGGCAGCGGCCCACGCGACGGTGCGTACGCTGGAGCGAAAGTTCAAACAGTCGGCGGGGTATACGGTGAAAGACGTGTCGGCGCTGATGCGTTTCGAGCAGGTCCGCGACCAGCTATGGCTTAACCCGGACGTCAGTCTTGCCGGTCTGGCGTACGAACTGGGCTATACGGATCAGGCGCATCTGAGCCGGGAGTTCAAACGGTACAGTGGTACAACACCCGCAGCTTTCGCGCGCCGAACGAAGAAAGCCAGGCAGACCATCGGCGACGATTTTGTCGTGTTTATACAAGCCTGA
- a CDS encoding methyltransferase family protein: MHRIFLQTPATELAWLVIIAYFVIDVLLRNKGSVASFSTTKSDRHSTLLLLSAFACVVIVAELFSYMGIGRFNIPWLSWLALVLTTSGLILRVVSMRQLRTGYTRTLKVDTGQSLMTTGLYGVIRHPGYLGSLLVWLFFGLAIGNYLVFTLALVLMPLVYAYRIRLEEQMLADEFGQQYIAYKRKSWRLIPLIW, from the coding sequence ATGCACCGAATATTCCTGCAAACGCCAGCGACGGAATTGGCCTGGCTGGTCATTATAGCGTATTTTGTAATCGATGTTCTGCTACGGAACAAGGGCAGTGTGGCGAGTTTTTCGACAACGAAGTCAGACAGGCATAGTACACTGTTGCTCCTCAGTGCGTTTGCCTGTGTAGTCATCGTGGCCGAGCTATTTTCGTATATGGGCATAGGCCGGTTTAACATTCCGTGGCTATCCTGGCTGGCGCTTGTGCTGACAACCAGCGGCCTGATACTGCGGGTTGTGTCGATGCGACAACTGCGAACAGGCTACACGCGCACGCTCAAGGTAGATACGGGCCAGTCGCTGATGACGACCGGCTTGTATGGTGTCATCCGGCATCCCGGTTACCTCGGTTCACTGCTCGTCTGGCTGTTTTTCGGTCTGGCGATTGGCAATTACCTTGTTTTTACACTGGCCCTTGTACTCATGCCTCTCGTCTACGCCTACCGCATCCGGCTGGAAGAGCAAATGCTGGCCGATGAGTTTGGTCAACAGTATATTGCCTACAAACGTAAATCCTGGCGGTTAATCCCCCTGATCTGGTAA
- a CDS encoding SIR2 family NAD-dependent protein deacylase — MASRHKIVVLSGAGISAESGIPTFRASDGLWENHRIEDVATPEAWVRNPELVQDFYNQRRKQALTVEPNAGHRALVDLEAYYDVTIITQNVDNLHERAGSSTVIHLHGELFKSRSTRDESLVYDIDGWEIKTGDLCERGSQLRPHIVWFGEEVPMMGVAQEVTEQADIFIVVGTSLNVYPAAGLVYSTPRGIPIYVVDPNTPAMQKRANVTFIAEPATVGLTLLASQLIENARQAPSVQ, encoded by the coding sequence ATGGCTTCTCGTCACAAAATAGTTGTCCTATCGGGCGCGGGTATCAGCGCCGAAAGTGGCATTCCAACATTTCGTGCATCAGACGGTCTTTGGGAAAACCACCGGATCGAAGATGTAGCTACCCCAGAAGCCTGGGTCCGTAATCCGGAACTGGTGCAGGATTTTTACAACCAGCGCCGAAAACAGGCGCTGACCGTTGAGCCTAACGCAGGACACCGGGCGCTGGTCGATCTGGAAGCCTACTACGACGTAACGATCATTACCCAGAACGTCGATAACCTCCACGAGCGGGCGGGCTCCTCGACCGTTATTCACCTGCACGGCGAACTCTTCAAATCCCGCAGCACCAGAGACGAGAGTCTGGTGTACGACATTGACGGCTGGGAAATTAAGACCGGTGACCTGTGCGAGCGCGGGTCGCAGCTACGGCCGCACATTGTCTGGTTTGGGGAAGAAGTGCCGATGATGGGGGTAGCGCAGGAAGTGACCGAACAGGCCGATATTTTCATCGTCGTGGGCACGTCGCTAAACGTGTATCCGGCGGCCGGACTGGTCTACTCAACTCCACGTGGCATTCCTATTTACGTTGTTGATCCCAATACGCCAGCCATGCAGAAACGCGCCAACGTTACGTTCATTGCCGAACCCGCTACCGTTGGGTTAACGCTATTGGCCAGCCAGCTGATTGAAAACGCCAGGCAAGCCCCATCCGTCCAATAA